The proteins below are encoded in one region of Juglans microcarpa x Juglans regia isolate MS1-56 chromosome 4D, Jm3101_v1.0, whole genome shotgun sequence:
- the LOC121261445 gene encoding DNA damage-repair/toleration protein DRT102: MAEATSNTKTSTRPHKIIAGADSFGCALKDTLVSHLRSLNIDVEDLGTSSYYSIAAEVGRRVSSEKSSDTRGLVACGTGVGVSIFANKFPGVFAATCLTPDEALNARSINNSNVLAVSGMSTSPDSAIEILNSWLDTPFKAPCPASGSKPWPEDIQSFLDNSLSEMPKIGSESQSDPDSTATCAICCLVKNRELNPIDLIPGGSMKILRESPTSAIVRFKAGSVEPAHHHTFGHDLVVLEGKKSVWNLTKKEKYDLVVGDYLFTPAGDVHRVKYYEDTEFFIKWDGKWDMFFDEDLAAAKTAVEKELDSGSS, from the coding sequence ATGGCCGAGGCTACCAGCAACACCAAGACATCCACTCGTCCCCACAAAATCATTGCCGGAGCGGACTCATTCGGCTGTGCCCTCAAGGATACCCTCGTCTCCCACCTCCGATCTCTCAACATTGACGTCGAGGACCTCGGCACCTCCTCCTACTACTCTATCGCAGCCGAGGTTGGTCGCCGCGTCTCCTCTGAAAAGTCTTCCGACACCCGTGGGCTCGTAGCCTGCGGTACCGGAGTAGGCGTATCCATCTTTGCCAACAAGTTCCCCGGCGTCTTCGCCGCCACCTGCCTCACCCCCGATGAAGCTCTCAACGCCCGCTCCATCAACAACTCCAACGTCCTAGCCGTCTCCGGCATGTCCACCTCCCCCGACTCCGCTATCGAGATTCTCAACTCCTGGCTCGACACCCCCTTCAAGGCCCCTTGCCCCGCCTCCGGCTCCAAACCATGGCCCGAAGATATCCAATCCTTCCTTGACAACTCCCTCTCCGAAATGCCCAAGATCGGATCGGAATCCCAATCCGATCCCGATTCGACGGCAACCTGCGCCATATGTTGTTTGGTGAAAAACCGAGAGTTGAACCCGATCGACTTGATACCGGGGGGATCGATGAAGATCTTGAGGGAGAGCCCGACCTCGGCTATAGTGAGGTTCAAGGCTGGGAGCGTGGAACCTGCGCACCATCATACCTTCGGGCACGACCTGGTGGTGTTGGAGGGGAAGAAGAGCGTGTGGAATTTGACCAAAAAGGAGAAGTACGATTTGGTTGTCGGGGATTATCTGTTTACTCCGGCTGGGGATGTGCATAGGGTGAAGTATTATGAAGATACGGAGTTCTTCATCAAGTGGGATGGGAAGTGGGATATGTTCTTCGACGAGGATCTTGCGGCTGCCAAGACCGCTGTTGAGAAGGAATTGGATAGTGGGTcttcctga
- the LOC121261448 gene encoding serine/threonine-protein phosphatase PP1-like has translation MDPVVLDDIINRLLGYRQVRAGRQVQLMETEIRQLCTVSREIFLQQPNLLEVEAPIKICGDIHGQYLDLLRLFEHGGFPPNANYLFLGDYVDRGKHSLETICLLLAYKIKYPENFFLLRGNHECASINQRYGFYDECKRRFNTRLWKVFTDCFNCLPVAALIDEKILCLHGGLSPFLTNLDQIRELPRPSDVPDSGLLCDLLWSDPDGDVKGWAMNDRGVSYTFGADSVSEFLMKNDMDLVCRAHQVVEDGYEFFADRQLVTIFSAPNYCGEFDNAGAMMSVDESLTCSFQILKPADKGVSTYEQSQ, from the exons ATGGACCCAGTGGTACTGGACGACATTATCAACAGGCTATTGGGGTATAGGCAGGTGCGGGCAGGGAGGCAGGTCCAGCTCATGGAGACCGAAATCCGCCAGCTCTGCACTGTTTCCAGGGAAATATTCCTCCAGCAGCCCAATCTTCTGGAGGTCGAAGCTCCCATCAAGATCTGCG GTGACATTCATGGACAATATCTTGATCTTTTGAGGCTTTTTGAGCATGGGGGTTTCCCTCCCAATGCCAATTATTTATTCCTAGGGGACTATGTTGACCGTGGCAAGCATAGTTTGGAAACAATATGCCTTTTGCTTGCCTATAAAATCAAGTATCCTGAGAACTTCTTCCTCTTGAGAGGGAATCATGAATGCGCATCAATTAATCAGAGATATGGATTTTATGATGAATGTAAACGCCGGTTCAATACAAGACTTTGGAAAGTTTTTACCGATTGTTTCAACTGTCTTCCGGTGGCGGCGCTCATAGACGAAAAAATATTGTGCTTGCATGGTGGCCTTTCTCCCTTTTTAACAAATTTAGATCAAATCAGGGAGTTACCTCGTCCATCTGATGTTCCTGATTCTGGTTTGCTTTGTGATTTGCTTTGGTCGGATCCTGATGGAGATGTCAAAGGCTGGGCAATGAACGATCGCGGGGTCTCTTACACTTTTGGTGCTGATAGCGTCTCAGAATTCTTGATGAAGAATGACATGGACCTTGTTTGCCGTGCCCATCAG GTTGTTGAGGATGGATATGAATTCTTTGCTGATAGACAGCTTGTTACAATATTCTCTGCTCCAAACTATTGTGGTGAATTTGATAATGCTGGAGCCATGATGAGTGTTGATGAAAGCCTAACTTGTTCTTTTCAAATCCTTAAGCCAGCAGATAAAGGCGTGAGTACATATGAACAGAGCCAATGA